A genomic segment from Deinococcus sp. HSC-46F16 encodes:
- the minE gene encoding cell division topological specificity factor MinE, producing MFSWMKGRRSKETLKDRLELVLAYDRAQIPPGKVDALRHDLLEVVKRYFPAGNSNVEVEQRGDQVVLSASISLEEGAGSTGDTRREG from the coding sequence ATGTTTTCCTGGATGAAGGGCCGCCGCTCCAAGGAGACGCTGAAAGACCGCCTGGAACTCGTGCTGGCCTACGACCGCGCCCAGATTCCCCCCGGCAAGGTGGACGCGCTGCGCCATGACCTGCTGGAAGTGGTCAAGCGCTACTTCCCGGCGGGCAACAGCAACGTGGAAGTCGAGCAGCGCGGCGATCAGGTCGTGCTGTCGGCCAGCATCTCCCTGGAAGAGGGCGCCGGAAGCACCGGGGACACGCGGCGCGAGGGGTGA
- the minD gene encoding septum site-determining protein MinD, whose amino-acid sequence MNAKVIVVTSGKGGVGKTTTTANIGAALAKLGEKVVVIDVDVGLRNLDVVMGLESRVVFDLVDVLEGKCRLSQAIIRDKRVESLHLLPASQTRDKDALDPEVFKGVVRQLIEEEGFTRVLIDSPAGIESGFKTAAAPAEGALVVVNPEVSSVRDADRIIGLLEAQQVREIRLVINRLRPKMVASGNMLSEADVLEILGVKPIGIIPEDDGILVSTNVGEPAVLGKSAAGQAFMDTARRLKGEDVPYPKLEQDRGFLAVLRRLFGGA is encoded by the coding sequence ATGAACGCCAAGGTCATCGTCGTCACATCGGGCAAGGGGGGCGTGGGCAAAACCACCACCACCGCGAACATCGGGGCGGCCCTCGCCAAACTGGGAGAGAAGGTCGTCGTCATTGACGTGGACGTGGGTCTGCGCAACCTCGACGTGGTGATGGGCTTAGAGTCCCGCGTGGTCTTCGACCTCGTGGACGTGCTGGAGGGCAAGTGCCGCCTCTCGCAGGCGATCATCCGCGACAAGCGCGTCGAGTCGCTGCACCTCCTCCCCGCCTCCCAGACCCGCGACAAGGACGCGCTGGACCCCGAGGTGTTCAAGGGTGTGGTGCGGCAACTCATCGAGGAGGAGGGCTTTACCCGCGTCCTGATCGACTCGCCCGCCGGAATCGAGTCGGGCTTCAAGACCGCCGCCGCGCCCGCCGAGGGGGCATTGGTCGTCGTGAACCCCGAAGTCTCCAGCGTCCGTGACGCCGACCGCATCATCGGGCTGCTCGAAGCCCAGCAGGTCCGTGAGATTCGCCTCGTCATCAACCGCCTGCGCCCCAAGATGGTCGCCAGCGGCAACATGCTCTCGGAGGCCGACGTGCTGGAGATCCTGGGCGTCAAGCCCATCGGGATCATCCCGGAGGACGACGGCATTCTGGTCAGCACCAACGTGGGTGAGCCCGCCGTGCTGGGCAAGTCGGCGGCGGGGCAGGCCTTTATGGACACGGCCCGGCGCCTGAAGGGGGAGGACGTGCCCTATCCCAAGCTGGAGCAGGACCGGGGCTTCCTGGCGGTGCTGCGCCGCCTGTTCGGGGGGGCCTGA
- a CDS encoding prepilin peptidase, whose product MSPDLLLVVFAGVLGLLVGSFSNVLIWRLPRGENVAFPPSHCPHCDHRLSPRDLVPVGSWVALGGKCRYCRAPIKARYPVVELLTGVGYATIAALYPFALYGGATLGLFVLFTLLLVASAIDLDTYTIPDELTLPGVALGVGFSFLNARSGAVDGLGLPTPAEAIQGALLGAGLLVTIDLIGSWVLRRFRERRYPETPIGYQQIALALLVGAWAGLGWGVAAAVLSAAANLLARRVVRVPELLTLGGLLVSVGLGGSGFGPGLIVMVQGALAAGGAVALLAGVYWWRRGDDADEDAPFDPAAMGFGDVKLAAVIGAFLGWERLLVAVVVAVFAGALLGLVQVALKRENRLKFGPYLALGAVVALIWGGAVVESYRTLLGL is encoded by the coding sequence GTGAGTCCCGACCTGCTGCTCGTGGTGTTCGCTGGCGTGCTCGGCCTGCTGGTGGGGTCGTTTTCCAATGTGCTGATCTGGCGGCTGCCGCGCGGGGAAAATGTCGCCTTTCCGCCCAGCCATTGTCCCCACTGCGACCACCGCCTGTCTCCACGCGACCTCGTGCCGGTGGGGTCGTGGGTGGCACTGGGGGGCAAGTGCCGTTACTGCCGCGCTCCCATCAAGGCCCGCTATCCGGTGGTGGAGCTGCTGACCGGCGTGGGGTACGCGACCATCGCCGCGCTCTACCCCTTCGCGCTGTACGGCGGGGCCACGCTGGGCCTGTTCGTGCTGTTCACGCTGCTGCTGGTGGCGAGCGCCATCGACCTCGACACCTACACCATTCCCGACGAGCTGACGCTGCCGGGAGTGGCGCTGGGCGTGGGCTTCAGCTTTCTGAATGCGCGGTCGGGGGCGGTGGATGGCCTGGGGCTGCCCACACCCGCCGAGGCCATCCAGGGGGCGCTGCTGGGCGCGGGCCTGCTCGTGACCATCGACCTGATCGGGTCGTGGGTGCTGCGACGCTTCCGCGAGCGGCGCTACCCGGAAACGCCCATCGGCTACCAGCAGATCGCCCTCGCGCTGCTGGTGGGCGCGTGGGCGGGGCTGGGGTGGGGGGTAGCGGCGGCGGTGCTGTCGGCGGCGGCGAATCTACTCGCGCGGCGAGTCGTCCGGGTGCCGGAACTGCTCACGCTGGGGGGTCTGCTTGTCAGCGTGGGGCTGGGAGGATCGGGCTTTGGCCCTGGACTCATCGTGATGGTGCAGGGGGCGCTCGCCGCCGGGGGTGCTGTCGCGCTGCTCGCGGGCGTGTACTGGTGGCGGCGCGGGGACGACGCCGATGAGGACGCGCCCTTCGACCCCGCTGCGATGGGCTTCGGGGACGTGAAGCTGGCCGCCGTCATCGGGGCCTTCCTGGGCTGGGAGCGGCTGCTGGTGGCGGTCGTAGTCGCCGTGTTCGCGGGGGCGCTGCTGGGGCTGGTGCAGGTCGCCCTGAAACGCGAGAACCGCCTCAAGTTCGGCCCCTACCTCGCGCTGGGCGCGGTGGTGGCGCTGATCTGGGGCGGGGCCGTGGTGGAGAGCTACCGGACGCTGCTGGGCCTGTAG
- the rimO gene encoding 30S ribosomal protein S12 methylthiotransferase RimO encodes MTVLNPLPPVAAPQITPPKVGFISLGCPKALVDSERILTQLRAEGYEVAPSYEDAQAVIVNTCGFITPAVEESLSAIGEALDATGKVIVTGCLGERPEKILERHPKVAAITGSEAVDDVMGYVRELLPVETDAFTGLLPVAAPGMRPEVQTPEREATRHGDVFAPSVKLTPRHYAYVKIAEGCNHTCAFCIIPKLRGRQVSRDAGAVLYEAFRLVAGGTKELMIISQDTSAYGVDVRYRESEFQGGQVRAHLTDLAVKLGEMGAWVRMHYVYPYPHVEKIVELMAQGKILPYLDVPLQHASPKILRLMRRPGAGKQLDTIRRWREICPDLVIRSTFIVGFPGETEEDFQELLTFLEDARLDRVGAFPYSDVEEADANGLPNPVPEEIKQERLARFMEVAQRISAEKLAEKVGRVMDVIVDEFNDDEGDLPGTRLIGRTKGDAPGIDGQVYLYAGDFAGQVKIGDIVQARIEDSDEYDLYGEVVARPEWKPNVPQLGHFGKH; translated from the coding sequence ATGACCGTACTCAACCCGCTGCCCCCCGTGGCAGCCCCCCAAATCACGCCGCCGAAGGTCGGTTTCATCTCGCTGGGCTGCCCCAAGGCGCTGGTGGATTCCGAGCGCATCCTGACCCAGCTCCGTGCCGAGGGCTATGAGGTTGCCCCCAGTTACGAGGACGCGCAGGCCGTCATCGTGAACACCTGCGGCTTTATCACGCCTGCGGTCGAGGAATCGCTCTCGGCCATCGGTGAGGCGCTCGACGCCACCGGCAAGGTCATCGTGACCGGGTGCCTGGGCGAGCGCCCCGAGAAGATTCTGGAGCGCCACCCCAAGGTCGCCGCGATCACCGGCTCCGAGGCGGTCGACGACGTGATGGGCTACGTGCGCGAGCTGCTGCCCGTCGAGACCGACGCCTTCACCGGGCTGCTGCCGGTTGCCGCGCCGGGGATGCGGCCTGAGGTGCAGACGCCCGAGCGCGAGGCCACCCGTCACGGCGACGTGTTCGCCCCCTCGGTCAAGCTGACGCCCCGGCACTACGCTTACGTGAAGATCGCGGAAGGGTGCAACCACACTTGCGCCTTTTGCATCATCCCCAAGCTGCGCGGGCGGCAGGTCAGCCGCGACGCGGGCGCCGTGCTGTACGAGGCCTTCCGGCTGGTTGCAGGCGGCACCAAGGAACTGATGATCATCTCGCAGGACACCTCCGCCTACGGGGTGGACGTGCGCTACCGCGAGAGCGAGTTCCAGGGGGGTCAGGTGCGGGCGCACCTCACCGACCTCGCTGTGAAACTGGGGGAGATGGGCGCCTGGGTGCGGATGCACTACGTCTACCCGTACCCCCACGTGGAGAAGATCGTGGAGCTGATGGCGCAGGGCAAAATTCTCCCCTACCTCGACGTGCCCCTTCAGCACGCCTCGCCCAAGATCCTGAGGCTGATGCGGCGGCCCGGCGCGGGCAAACAGCTCGACACCATCCGGCGCTGGCGGGAGATCTGCCCCGATCTCGTGATCCGCTCGACCTTCATCGTGGGCTTTCCCGGCGAGACGGAGGAGGATTTCCAGGAGCTGCTGACCTTCCTGGAAGACGCGCGGCTCGACCGCGTAGGGGCCTTCCCCTACTCCGACGTGGAGGAGGCGGACGCGAACGGGCTGCCCAACCCTGTGCCCGAGGAGATCAAGCAGGAGCGCCTCGCCCGCTTCATGGAGGTCGCGCAGCGCATCAGCGCCGAGAAGCTCGCCGAGAAGGTGGGCCGCGTGATGGACGTCATCGTGGACGAGTTCAACGACGACGAGGGCGATCTCCCCGGCACCCGCCTGATCGGCCGCACCAAGGGCGACGCCCCCGGCATCGACGGGCAGGTGTACCTGTATGCGGGCGACTTCGCTGGGCAGGTCAAGATCGGGGACATCGTGCAGGCCCGGATTGAGGACAGTGACGAGTACGACCTCTACGGCGAGGTGGTGGCGCGGCCGGAGTGGAAGCCCAACGTGCCGCAACTGGGGCACTTCGGGAAGCACTGA
- a CDS encoding SDR family NAD(P)-dependent oxidoreductase, with protein MTRPLAGQVALVTGASRGLGRATALELASVGAHVIVTARSTRGHSTVPNLPQTTVDDTADAIRAAGGGATPLRCDHTDPAQVESVVRHIAGQHGRLDLLVNNAWGAHDRAAGGGAVGEVWDEPPEQLRDMLLAGAYSDSLTSLLALKYVMGTQGHGLIVSTTWHTDEPPGWLPYEVSKAAKNRLVYALGHKLQGKGIAVVGVAPGWMRTELMLQHHSEAELAGQTETPHYAARGVVALAADPEVGRHTGRILDVGELADLYGFTDLDGTRPQWYADQRRRRESS; from the coding sequence GTGACCCGGCCGCTGGCGGGCCAGGTGGCGCTCGTCACCGGCGCGTCACGCGGGTTGGGCCGGGCCACGGCGCTGGAACTCGCCTCGGTGGGCGCCCACGTCATCGTCACCGCCCGCAGCACGCGCGGGCACAGCACGGTGCCGAACCTGCCGCAGACCACCGTGGACGACACCGCCGACGCCATCCGCGCGGCAGGCGGTGGGGCCACTCCGCTGAGATGTGACCACACCGACCCCGCGCAGGTGGAGTCGGTGGTTCGCCACATCGCGGGGCAGCACGGACGGCTCGACCTCCTCGTCAACAACGCCTGGGGCGCCCATGACCGCGCGGCGGGAGGTGGCGCGGTCGGTGAGGTCTGGGACGAGCCGCCGGAGCAACTGCGCGACATGTTGCTGGCGGGGGCGTACAGCGATTCCCTGACCAGCCTGCTCGCGCTGAAATACGTCATGGGCACCCAGGGTCACGGCCTGATCGTCTCCACGACCTGGCACACCGACGAACCGCCCGGCTGGCTGCCCTACGAGGTGAGCAAAGCGGCGAAAAACCGCCTCGTGTATGCGCTGGGGCACAAGCTGCAGGGTAAGGGCATCGCGGTGGTCGGCGTTGCGCCGGGCTGGATGCGGACTGAGTTGATGCTCCAGCACCACAGCGAGGCCGAACTTGCCGGGCAGACCGAGACGCCCCACTACGCGGCGCGGGGGGTGGTGGCCCTCGCCGCCGACCCGGAGGTGGGGCGGCACACCGGCCGGATTCTGGACGTGGGCGAACTCGCGGATCTCTACGGCTTCACCGACCTCGACGGCACGCGGCCGCAGTGGTACGCGGACCAGCGGCGGCGCCGGGAGTCTTCTTAA
- a CDS encoding nitronate monooxygenase, which produces MTTLPVASPTPSPQPPPALPRIIQGGMGVAISNWELARAVSRTGQLGVVSGTGIDNLLVRRLQDGDPGGHTRRALAHFPDQAWAQKAIDKYFLEGGRPPGKGYARVPLPTLRNQQPAWELAILGSFAEVWLAREGHGNPVGLNLLTKLHLHTMPALYGAMLAGVDTVIMGAGIPREIPGVLDAFAQGQPGSFRVDVKGDGPSPSVPLSLDPADYGFGGLSLKRPNFYPIISSHVLAGVLTRKATGSIQGFVIEGPTAGGHNAPPRGQVTYDESGQPVYGERDLADLAEMRKIGLPFWLAGGSGSPEGLQRALAEGAAGVQVGTLFQYCRESGLRDDARQTSLAAARAGQAAVYTDPLASPTGFPFKVVRLPGTLSEPEEYAARMRICDIGYLREAYWEGEKVGLRCAAEPVADYVRKGGKPEETVGRKCLCNALMADAGYAQIQKGGQVEQPLLTSGDDLVKLGGWTPGYTAQDVIRYLLGGGSPQG; this is translated from the coding sequence ATGACGACTCTGCCTGTTGCCTCTCCCACCCCTTCCCCGCAGCCTCCTCCCGCCCTTCCCCGCATCATCCAGGGGGGCATGGGGGTCGCCATCTCCAACTGGGAACTCGCGCGGGCGGTGTCGCGCACTGGGCAGCTCGGCGTGGTGTCGGGCACCGGGATCGACAACCTGCTCGTGCGTCGCCTTCAGGACGGCGATCCCGGTGGGCACACCCGGCGGGCGCTGGCGCACTTTCCCGACCAGGCGTGGGCGCAAAAGGCCATCGACAAGTACTTTCTGGAGGGCGGCCGTCCCCCCGGCAAGGGCTACGCCCGCGTGCCGCTGCCCACCCTCCGCAACCAGCAGCCCGCCTGGGAACTCGCCATCCTGGGCAGCTTCGCGGAGGTCTGGTTGGCCCGTGAGGGGCACGGCAACCCGGTCGGCCTGAACCTCCTGACCAAGCTGCACCTGCACACCATGCCTGCCCTGTACGGGGCGATGCTCGCGGGGGTGGACACCGTGATCATGGGCGCCGGGATTCCCCGCGAGATTCCGGGGGTGCTGGACGCCTTCGCGCAGGGCCAGCCCGGTTCCTTCCGGGTGGACGTAAAGGGCGACGGCCCCTCGCCCAGCGTGCCCCTCTCGCTCGACCCCGCCGACTACGGCTTCGGGGGCCTCAGCCTGAAGCGCCCGAACTTCTATCCGATCATCTCCTCGCACGTGCTCGCCGGGGTGCTGACCCGCAAGGCGACCGGGAGCATCCAGGGCTTCGTGATCGAGGGGCCGACCGCCGGGGGCCACAACGCCCCGCCGCGCGGTCAGGTCACCTACGACGAGTCCGGGCAGCCGGTCTACGGCGAACGTGACCTCGCGGACCTCGCGGAGATGCGCAAGATCGGCCTCCCGTTCTGGCTGGCGGGGGGCAGCGGCTCGCCCGAGGGGCTGCAACGGGCGCTCGCGGAAGGGGCGGCGGGCGTGCAGGTGGGCACCCTCTTCCAGTACTGCCGGGAAAGCGGCTTGCGCGATGACGCCCGGCAGACTTCGCTGGCCGCCGCCCGCGCGGGGCAGGCCGCCGTGTACACCGATCCGCTGGCCTCGCCCACCGGGTTTCCCTTCAAGGTGGTGCGGCTGCCCGGCACGCTCTCCGAGCCGGAGGAGTACGCCGCCCGCATGCGTATCTGCGACATAGGCTACCTGCGCGAAGCGTATTGGGAGGGCGAGAAGGTCGGCCTCCGCTGCGCCGCCGAACCCGTCGCCGACTATGTCCGCAAAGGCGGCAAGCCCGAGGAAACCGTGGGCCGCAAGTGCCTGTGCAACGCGCTGATGGCCGACGCGGGCTACGCCCAGATTCAGAAGGGGGGACAGGTCGAACAACCCCTGCTGACCAGCGGTGACGACCTCGTGAAGCTCGGCGGGTGGACGCCGGGGTACACGGCCCAGGATGTCATTCGCTACCTGCTGGGGGGGGGGAGTCCGCAAGGCTGA